One window from the genome of Bacillota bacterium encodes:
- a CDS encoding M20 family metallopeptidase, with protein sequence MRRPARAFARLVLTAVSTSVVLALLLSPATGVAATDPKAELVARIDSQRDRLVAMSDWMYLNPEIGHKEFKAVEMLTGYLKENGWEVKVGFSDIAPFWVPILERAVGVKELATAFKATYPGQGDGPTIGIIVEYDALRGPAGSAYHGCQHNLQAPAGIGAAVALAETMKARGIPGKVVVFGTPAEEITPPVKAIMWDSGIFAGVDVMVMFHGSTRTTYQLPGPSMLALDILEITFKGKPSHAASAPWAGRSALDAVILFYVGMDQLREHSDPYYRMHGNITDGGAAPNIVPERAQTVWAIRHPKRQGVNEQVERVKKIAQGAAMMTETTVIIDTQGYMDNCLNLSTLENAAFAYAKSLGATNIVEPIPGPRMDSASTDFGTVSYNIPSISLSIQTAPEGTAGHSQANADATIADIGHDGMIIASKVEAMLAWDLLTQPDYLAKVKAEHAMLKSQ encoded by the coding sequence ATGAGGAGACCAGCACGTGCTTTCGCCAGACTCGTTCTGACCGCTGTCTCAACTAGCGTAGTCCTAGCCCTACTGCTTTCGCCCGCGACAGGCGTCGCGGCAACTGACCCCAAGGCCGAACTCGTCGCCAGAATCGATTCCCAGCGGGATCGGCTTGTCGCCATGTCCGACTGGATGTATCTCAACCCCGAGATCGGCCACAAGGAGTTCAAGGCGGTGGAGATGCTGACCGGGTATCTCAAAGAGAATGGTTGGGAGGTCAAGGTAGGCTTCAGTGACATCGCTCCGTTTTGGGTGCCTATCCTGGAGAGAGCGGTGGGAGTCAAAGAACTCGCCACGGCGTTCAAGGCTACATACCCTGGCCAAGGAGATGGGCCGACGATAGGGATCATAGTCGAGTATGACGCGCTTCGGGGCCCCGCTGGCTCAGCATATCACGGTTGCCAGCACAACCTGCAAGCGCCGGCAGGTATCGGGGCAGCCGTGGCACTCGCGGAGACCATGAAAGCTCGCGGGATCCCCGGCAAGGTAGTGGTGTTCGGCACGCCTGCCGAGGAGATCACTCCTCCTGTGAAGGCCATAATGTGGGATTCCGGCATCTTCGCAGGAGTTGACGTCATGGTGATGTTCCACGGGTCCACGAGGACTACCTACCAGCTGCCGGGCCCGTCCATGCTGGCCCTCGATATTCTCGAGATAACCTTCAAGGGCAAGCCGTCACATGCCGCGTCGGCGCCGTGGGCAGGCAGGTCCGCGTTGGATGCCGTGATCCTGTTCTACGTGGGCATGGACCAGCTTCGTGAGCACTCGGACCCTTACTATCGCATGCACGGGAACATAACTGACGGCGGCGCTGCTCCGAACATTGTGCCCGAGAGAGCCCAGACGGTCTGGGCCATCCGCCACCCGAAACGACAGGGCGTGAACGAGCAGGTGGAGAGGGTCAAGAAGATAGCCCAAGGCGCTGCGATGATGACGGAGACAACAGTGATCATAGACACGCAGGGCTACATGGACAACTGCCTCAACCTCAGCACCCTTGAGAACGCGGCGTTCGCCTACGCCAAGAGCCTGGGCGCGACGAACATCGTCGAGCCGATACCCGGGCCCAGAATGGATTCGGCCTCCACCGACTTCGGGACAGTGAGCTACAACATCCCGTCTATCTCACTGTCGATTCAGACTGCCCCTGAGGGCACGGCGGGACACTCTCAAGCGAACGCAGATGCCACGATAGCGGACATCGGTCATGACGGCATGATTATCGCCTCCAAAGTCGAGGCGATGCTTGCGTGGGATCTGCTGACACAACCCGACTATCTGGCCAAGGTGAAAGCCGAGCATGCGATGCTAAAGAGCCAGTAG